Proteins encoded within one genomic window of Kibdelosporangium phytohabitans:
- a CDS encoding alpha-L-fucosidase produces MQRRIRTILLSVLAVVLAMITPTANAEVEHPRQQWLRASTAGLFLHWGMFTAPKHLDCAEWERDVTGGGWSPDYWVDEARELGASYIVLATFHSRLGYAKPWPSAIPGSCSTKRDLLGELVRAGKAKDVEVILYMTDDPQWHSEQGKQMLDSAAYSAHKGQQVDLTTRRGFGMYSYDLFFEVMRNYSDLAGFWIDNDNEYWEQNKLYEQVRQLRPSWLLSNNNEDTPIMDTVSNEQKTGMTPSYDYPQAAWTPMPRLVEADYKLPTTGDWWYDGKDHPVDFRLSTGRYITNAGSSMKSLMAETPMVNGKFPPSQERYNDFMAGWVPPIRDSLHGTEGGGYMYGGMQPGFWNDGAHGVITVKPGAKTQYIHAVTRPSTNMLRLRDNGYWVTGVTNARTGERLKFNQSGGYLTILDIRDWDAYDTVFKVDTPVQSGYYKDVSATATSTRQGFPAGNLTDGDYETYWDADDKLPVSVTLDLKQREHATHLAVNQREWSPTYARVSFGRPEDSARIKDYKVSISDDGVRWTQVKAGAMPSARGTRFIDIGQQNTRYVKLDVLNTWGGPQAPRHFGELQIDEIKVGHGYPLSPWARTPLEAENAGLNGGARPQICWACSGSAQVAGLGGGARNSVTYKNVTAATAGDYKLELTATSAQATSLAVTVNGGAPIDVPLPADRADVPANTSIPVPLNAGANTIVLHSNDVRGPGVDRIAIATLPPASYTPTTTMTVTPHGVQWIGPDRQAIKVTAKLRLDVDDPITGVELKPTAPAGWTVQGSPATVQTLRLGQVLTGEWTLTAPAQVQAVSAPVTASLRILGRGKQVTTDVDVKPRPADRVFMREAEDSANEFGSTGLTSCGQCSGGEKVRNIGGSPDALVRFDDVTVRTTGQYKLHIDFTVNGPRSFFVSVNGGQPTEVKVDGAGNNTPYATSLPVALNAGANSITFANDQAAAPDLDRISLSVE; encoded by the coding sequence ATGCAACGACGCATCCGAACCATCCTGCTGAGCGTGCTCGCCGTCGTGCTCGCGATGATCACGCCCACCGCGAACGCGGAGGTCGAGCACCCCAGACAGCAGTGGTTACGAGCGTCAACGGCCGGGCTTTTCCTGCACTGGGGCATGTTCACCGCGCCGAAGCACCTGGACTGCGCGGAGTGGGAACGCGACGTGACCGGCGGCGGCTGGTCGCCGGACTACTGGGTCGACGAGGCCCGCGAACTGGGCGCCTCCTACATCGTCCTGGCCACCTTCCACAGCAGACTCGGTTACGCCAAGCCGTGGCCGAGCGCCATTCCCGGTAGCTGCAGCACCAAGCGCGACCTGCTCGGCGAGTTGGTGCGGGCGGGCAAGGCCAAGGACGTCGAAGTCATCCTCTACATGACCGACGACCCGCAGTGGCACAGCGAGCAGGGCAAGCAGATGCTCGATTCGGCCGCGTACTCGGCCCACAAGGGCCAGCAGGTGGACCTGACGACACGCCGTGGCTTCGGGATGTACAGCTACGACCTGTTCTTCGAGGTGATGCGCAACTACTCGGACCTCGCCGGCTTCTGGATCGACAACGACAACGAGTACTGGGAGCAGAACAAGCTCTACGAACAGGTCCGCCAGCTGCGGCCGTCCTGGTTGCTGAGCAACAACAACGAGGACACGCCGATCATGGACACGGTCAGCAACGAGCAGAAGACCGGCATGACGCCGTCCTACGACTACCCCCAGGCCGCGTGGACGCCGATGCCGCGACTCGTCGAGGCCGACTACAAGCTGCCCACCACCGGCGACTGGTGGTACGACGGCAAGGACCACCCGGTCGACTTCCGGCTGTCCACCGGCCGGTACATCACCAACGCGGGCTCGTCGATGAAGTCGCTGATGGCCGAAACCCCGATGGTGAACGGGAAGTTCCCGCCCAGCCAGGAGAGGTACAACGACTTCATGGCCGGCTGGGTGCCGCCGATCCGTGATTCCCTGCACGGCACCGAAGGCGGCGGCTACATGTACGGCGGCATGCAGCCGGGCTTCTGGAACGACGGCGCGCACGGCGTGATCACGGTCAAGCCTGGCGCGAAAACCCAGTACATCCACGCCGTGACCAGGCCGAGCACGAACATGCTCCGCCTTCGGGACAACGGGTACTGGGTCACGGGCGTGACGAACGCCCGGACCGGTGAACGACTCAAGTTCAACCAGTCGGGCGGCTACCTGACGATCCTGGACATCCGCGACTGGGACGCCTACGACACCGTGTTCAAAGTAGACACACCGGTGCAGTCGGGCTACTACAAGGACGTGAGTGCGACCGCGACGTCCACGAGGCAAGGTTTTCCCGCAGGCAACCTCACCGACGGCGACTACGAGACCTACTGGGACGCCGACGACAAGCTCCCAGTCAGTGTCACACTGGACCTCAAGCAGCGCGAACACGCCACGCATCTCGCCGTGAACCAGCGCGAGTGGTCGCCCACGTACGCGCGGGTCTCGTTCGGCCGGCCGGAGGACTCCGCGCGGATCAAGGACTACAAGGTCTCGATCAGCGACGACGGCGTGCGGTGGACGCAGGTCAAAGCCGGTGCGATGCCCAGCGCCCGAGGCACCCGGTTCATCGACATCGGCCAGCAGAACACCCGGTACGTCAAGCTGGACGTGCTGAACACGTGGGGCGGGCCGCAGGCACCTCGTCACTTCGGCGAGTTGCAGATAGACGAGATCAAGGTGGGACACGGGTATCCGCTGTCGCCCTGGGCGCGGACACCGCTGGAAGCCGAGAACGCCGGCCTGAACGGCGGCGCCCGCCCCCAGATCTGCTGGGCCTGCTCGGGTTCGGCGCAGGTGGCTGGGCTGGGCGGCGGCGCGCGCAACTCGGTGACCTACAAGAACGTCACAGCAGCGACAGCCGGTGACTACAAGCTGGAACTCACCGCGACGTCCGCCCAGGCGACGTCGCTCGCGGTCACGGTCAACGGTGGAGCACCGATCGACGTCCCCTTGCCCGCGGACCGTGCCGATGTCCCCGCGAACACATCGATCCCCGTGCCGCTCAACGCAGGCGCGAACACCATCGTGTTGCACAGCAACGACGTTCGGGGCCCGGGAGTCGACCGGATCGCGATCGCAACGCTCCCACCGGCTTCCTACACGCCGACGACCACGATGACCGTGACGCCACACGGCGTTCAGTGGATCGGCCCGGACCGGCAGGCGATCAAGGTGACCGCGAAGCTACGGCTGGACGTCGACGACCCGATCACAGGCGTAGAACTGAAGCCCACCGCACCGGCGGGCTGGACCGTGCAGGGCTCGCCCGCGACCGTCCAAACGTTACGGCTCGGGCAGGTGCTGACCGGCGAGTGGACGCTGACAGCCCCGGCGCAGGTCCAGGCCGTGTCGGCACCGGTGACCGCGTCGTTGCGGATCCTGGGCCGCGGCAAGCAGGTCACCACCGATGTCGACGTCAAACCGCGCCCGGCTGACCGGGTGTTCATGCGCGAGGCGGAGGACTCGGCCAACGAGTTCGGCAGCACCGGCCTGACCAGTTGCGGTCAGTGCTCGGGCGGGGAGAAGGTGCGCAACATCGGTGGTTCGCCGGACGCGCTGGTGCGGTTCGACGATGTCACCGTGCGCACAACGGGCCAGTACAAGCTCCACATCGACTTCACGGTGAACGGGCCGCGGTCGTTCTTCGTCTCGGTCAACGGCGGTCAGCCCACCGAGGTCAAGGTCGACGGAGCCGGCAACAACACGCCGTACGCCACCTCGCTTCCCGTGGCGTTGAACGCCGGGGCCAACAGCATCACGTTCGCCAACGACCAGGCAGCGGCACCGGATCTGGACCGGATCTCGCTGTCCGTGGAATAA
- a CDS encoding cytidylate kinase family protein → MGRHTIIGAEGESSGNDSYAGRPNIAFAGLTAAGKTTHARLLAEALDYKYVSATKILLEVIGMNDPDQENVWFDNLDSIQKRRTSDEIDDELERRLLEIAIGSDGLVLDTWAMPWICKAPMIRLWLESDRLSRTWKCFVSQGANPSHGLVECSRLIDRKDLSTRSIFLRRHKFDLLTSRGIFDVVLENTWLIEEPTRASTDRGIAQFHPVVLSAVRSLLAGDQGLLSREMANWSQQQRECLRRTSRRRSEAA, encoded by the coding sequence GTGGGTAGACACACGATAATCGGTGCCGAAGGCGAGTCAAGTGGCAACGATTCGTACGCCGGGCGGCCTAACATCGCCTTCGCTGGCCTCACCGCTGCCGGAAAGACTACTCATGCCCGTCTACTGGCTGAAGCGCTTGACTATAAATATGTTTCGGCCACTAAGATACTCCTTGAAGTTATCGGCATGAATGATCCAGATCAGGAAAATGTGTGGTTCGATAATCTCGATAGCATACAGAAGCGACGTACAAGCGACGAGATAGACGACGAGCTTGAACGAAGGCTACTGGAGATCGCGATTGGTTCGGACGGGCTTGTTCTGGACACGTGGGCCATGCCTTGGATATGCAAGGCACCGATGATTCGACTTTGGCTCGAATCCGATCGCCTGTCGCGCACTTGGAAGTGCTTCGTGTCTCAGGGGGCGAACCCGAGCCATGGCCTCGTTGAATGCAGCCGACTGATCGATAGGAAGGACTTAAGCACGCGCTCGATCTTCCTTCGCAGGCATAAGTTCGATCTTTTGACGAGTCGGGGAATCTTCGATGTAGTCTTAGAAAATACGTGGCTAATAGAGGAGCCCACTCGCGCCTCCACCGATCGAGGGATTGCACAGTTCCATCCCGTGGTTCTCTCCGCTGTTCGGTCGTTACTGGCGGGCGACCAAGGACTATTGTCGCGCGAGATGGCGAACTGGTCCCAACAACAGCGGGAATGTCTGCGTCGTACTTCGCGCCGGCGAAGCGAGGCTGCATGA
- a CDS encoding recombinase family protein: MPPDAQRDNTLTKRLITTCIRMFDVANGSHRQTHASTQLLRAYHAYNLATARAATEELVRAGDVPYGHRAQRVRLCPTSGAPRWRTRLRTEPVEASTVQMIFLWRATERLPIKEIRRRLTVARYPEPLDQHTGHPGAWTDAAVRVILRNPKYLGRQVWGPTNHGMRVPRSKWVWSDTWAHPPMTPFEQLTNANRRSHPIAPPRTGNE, translated from the coding sequence ATGCCACCAGACGCCCAACGCGACAACACGTTGACCAAGCGCCTCATCACCACCTGCATCCGCATGTTCGACGTCGCGAACGGATCCCACCGACAAACCCACGCCTCAACACAGCTACTGCGCGCCTACCACGCATACAACCTCGCCACAGCACGAGCCGCGACCGAAGAACTGGTGCGCGCCGGAGACGTACCCTACGGCCACCGCGCGCAACGCGTACGCCTCTGCCCAACCAGTGGGGCGCCGCGGTGGCGAACCCGCTTGAGGACCGAGCCCGTCGAAGCATCCACCGTGCAGATGATCTTCCTGTGGCGCGCGACCGAACGCCTGCCCATCAAGGAAATTCGCCGACGCCTGACCGTCGCGCGGTACCCAGAACCCCTGGATCAGCACACGGGCCATCCCGGCGCATGGACAGATGCTGCCGTGCGGGTGATCCTGCGCAACCCGAAGTACCTCGGCCGCCAAGTCTGGGGACCTACCAACCACGGCATGCGGGTGCCACGATCGAAGTGGGTGTGGTCGGACACCTGGGCGCATCCGCCCATGACCCCTTTCGAACAGCTCACCAACGCCAACCGCCGCTCCCACCCGATCGCCCCACCACGTACGGGCAACGAGTAG
- a CDS encoding helix-turn-helix domain-containing protein, which yields MNTSSSPSPQPFDHHLNGADTITTQSDNAATTAGTDSGQLLFTPAQAATTLQVRESWLRRRAAERRVPCTFLGKHLRFSRADMEAIIADARRPSAASRIRTSTSDPLRR from the coding sequence ATGAACACGTCATCTTCCCCTTCACCCCAGCCGTTCGATCACCATCTAAACGGGGCCGACACCATCACAACCCAGTCCGACAACGCAGCGACCACAGCAGGCACCGATTCAGGCCAGCTGTTGTTCACACCAGCACAGGCCGCCACCACCCTGCAGGTGCGGGAGTCGTGGCTACGTCGACGCGCGGCCGAACGCCGAGTTCCCTGCACGTTCCTCGGCAAGCACTTGCGCTTCTCCCGCGCGGACATGGAAGCGATCATCGCCGACGCGCGGAGACCGTCCGCCGCGTCACGCATACGAACGTCCACCAGCGATCCCCTGCGTCGCTAA
- a CDS encoding SsgA family sporulation/cell division regulator translates to MRNDHVTLRSTAVFDLLAPRTPAVPVKVELRYDTRDPYAVVAAFRTGRAGWVEWVFARDLLADGLIAEAGDGDVRIRPAVDDPEVVVIELSSPSGHAVFEASAQELADFLDRTYDVVVPGNEHTWVNVDEALTHLISNDLT, encoded by the coding sequence ATGCGCAACGATCACGTGACGCTCCGCTCAACGGCGGTCTTCGACCTGCTTGCGCCACGCACACCGGCAGTGCCGGTGAAGGTCGAGCTGCGCTATGACACCCGCGACCCGTATGCGGTCGTCGCGGCGTTCCGCACGGGCCGGGCAGGCTGGGTGGAATGGGTGTTCGCGCGTGACCTGCTGGCTGACGGGCTGATCGCCGAGGCGGGGGACGGCGACGTGCGGATCAGGCCCGCGGTCGACGACCCGGAAGTAGTGGTGATCGAGCTGAGCTCGCCGTCGGGCCACGCGGTGTTCGAGGCGTCGGCGCAGGAGCTGGCGGACTTCCTCGACCGAACCTACGACGTGGTGGTGCCGGGCAACGAGCACACGTGGGTCAACGTCGACGAGGCGCTGACGCACTTGATCTCCAACGACCTGACCTGA
- a CDS encoding response regulator transcription factor — protein sequence MSRVLLIEDDKAVREGLELALTRQGHSVWTAGTGEQGLSRLAGVDVVVLDLMLPGMDGFEVCRRIRATGTLPIIMLTARSDDMDVVAGLEAGADDYVVKPIQPRVLEARIRAVLRRAGDAGPPHTEAEQYGDLAIDRSSLVVRRHGEQVSLAPTELRLLLELSSSPGRVLSRQQLLESVWEHGYLGDSRLVDACVQRLRAKIETDPAAPRYIQTVRGFGYRFGPL from the coding sequence ATGTCCCGGGTGCTGTTGATCGAAGACGACAAGGCCGTCCGCGAAGGGCTGGAACTGGCGCTGACCAGGCAGGGCCATTCGGTGTGGACGGCCGGGACCGGCGAGCAGGGGCTGAGCAGGCTGGCGGGCGTCGACGTGGTGGTGCTCGACCTGATGCTGCCCGGGATGGACGGGTTCGAGGTCTGCCGCAGGATCCGCGCGACCGGCACCCTGCCGATCATCATGCTCACCGCCCGCAGTGACGACATGGACGTGGTGGCCGGGCTGGAAGCGGGCGCCGACGACTACGTGGTCAAACCGATCCAGCCCAGGGTGCTCGAAGCACGCATCCGCGCCGTGCTGCGCCGCGCCGGTGACGCCGGGCCGCCGCACACCGAGGCCGAGCAGTACGGCGACCTCGCGATCGACCGGTCCAGCCTGGTCGTCCGGCGTCACGGCGAACAGGTCAGCCTCGCCCCGACCGAGCTGCGGCTGCTGCTGGAGCTGTCCTCGTCGCCCGGCCGGGTGCTCAGCCGTCAGCAGCTGCTCGAATCGGTGTGGGAGCACGGCTATCTCGGCGACTCGCGGCTGGTCGACGCGTGTGTCCAGCGGCTGCGCGCCAAGATCGAGACGGATCCGGCGGCTCCGCGCTACATCCAGACTGTCCGGGGCTTCGGCTATCGGTTCGGGCCG
- a CDS encoding D-alanyl-D-alanine carboxypeptidase family protein, which produces MTTRDRLMATATKTLARCLLPLAHLNAPGHARHVACQWALGVRYPAEDLRGLTPAAHAAFTTARTEAFWRDGQLIGLTSGHRDAAVQHRMYVADLQRSGLPRVLHPAESPHVRGVAMDVRPREGARWLEENGERYNLYRTYDNEWWHFEYRLRRPERLPYPGAVRAYK; this is translated from the coding sequence ATGACCACACGAGACCGTCTCATGGCGACAGCGACGAAAACGCTTGCGCGATGCTTGTTGCCGCTCGCACACCTGAACGCACCCGGACACGCCAGGCACGTCGCGTGCCAGTGGGCGCTGGGCGTCCGCTACCCGGCCGAGGACCTGCGCGGCCTCACCCCAGCCGCGCACGCGGCCTTCACCACGGCCCGCACGGAAGCGTTCTGGCGCGACGGTCAGCTGATCGGTCTCACCTCCGGCCACCGCGACGCCGCCGTACAGCACCGGATGTACGTCGCCGACCTTCAACGGTCCGGCCTGCCGCGAGTCCTGCACCCCGCGGAGTCACCGCACGTTCGCGGCGTCGCGATGGATGTCCGGCCACGGGAAGGCGCCCGATGGCTGGAGGAAAACGGCGAGCGCTACAACCTGTACCGCACGTACGACAACGAATGGTGGCACTTCGAGTACCGGCTGCGCCGCCCCGAGCGGTTGCCGTATCCCGGTGCTGTGCGCGCCTACAAGTAG
- a CDS encoding transposase, with protein sequence MWEILKTAGVDPAAHRVTVTWADFLRSQAEAILARDFVETVTLTGVRQYILVAIHHASRRVHVLGTTAHPTHAWVTQAVRNLLMDLHDAAHLARVRFLIRDRDAKYPSLISKTLSSAGITTVLTDVRTPRTNAITERWVKTLRAELLDRTLIWNETHLRHALHGYERHYNLHRTHRSLTTAAPLRALPPTLEPGQIERLTAHRHDCLGGILHEYQRAA encoded by the coding sequence GTGTGGGAGATCCTCAAGACGGCCGGTGTCGACCCGGCTGCGCACCGGGTCACGGTCACGTGGGCCGACTTCCTGCGATCCCAGGCCGAGGCGATCTTGGCAAGGGACTTCGTCGAAACCGTCACCTTGACTGGCGTGCGTCAGTACATCCTCGTCGCCATCCACCACGCGAGCCGGCGTGTACACGTGCTCGGCACGACCGCGCACCCCACGCACGCGTGGGTGACGCAGGCCGTCCGCAACCTGCTCATGGATCTCCACGACGCCGCACACCTCGCGCGGGTCAGGTTCCTCATCCGCGACCGTGACGCCAAATATCCCAGTCTGATCAGCAAGACCCTCAGCAGTGCTGGGATTACCACGGTGCTGACCGATGTCCGGACGCCCCGCACGAACGCGATCACCGAACGCTGGGTGAAGACATTACGGGCCGAACTGCTGGACCGCACGCTGATCTGGAACGAGACCCACCTCCGGCACGCACTTCATGGGTACGAGCGACATTACAACCTGCACCGAACCCACCGATCACTTACCACCGCAGCACCTCTGCGCGCCCTGCCGCCGACACTCGAACCCGGCCAGATCGAACGCCTCACCGCCCACCGACACGATTGCCTCGGCGGAATCCTCCACGAATACCAACGTGCCGCTTGA
- the rdgB gene encoding RdgB/HAM1 family non-canonical purine NTP pyrophosphatase produces MKLHLVTGNKGKVVEFSRMLERPLESVKLNLPETQEVDVVAVAKAKAEAAYAQLREPVLVDDTGLTVHEWGKLPGAFIAWFLDNVGNEGIIKMLSGWDGRDASVTTAIGFCDGTTTKVFEGTVKGTISEAVRGGNGFGYDPIFIPIGSNKTFAEMTDDEKDKVSMRRLALEQVKSWLVENA; encoded by the coding sequence TTGAAACTGCATCTGGTTACGGGAAACAAAGGCAAGGTTGTTGAGTTTTCGCGCATGCTGGAAAGGCCTCTGGAATCCGTGAAGTTGAATCTTCCTGAGACCCAGGAGGTAGACGTTGTAGCCGTGGCGAAAGCGAAGGCGGAGGCGGCGTATGCACAGCTGCGAGAGCCAGTGCTAGTGGATGATACAGGTCTGACGGTCCATGAATGGGGCAAGCTTCCTGGGGCCTTTATTGCGTGGTTCTTGGACAATGTGGGAAATGAGGGCATCATTAAGATGCTGTCGGGCTGGGACGGTCGAGACGCCTCGGTGACCACCGCAATTGGGTTCTGCGACGGCACGACGACAAAGGTCTTCGAGGGTACAGTGAAGGGAACTATCTCCGAAGCAGTACGAGGTGGCAACGGGTTTGGTTACGACCCGATCTTTATTCCGATCGGATCAAACAAGACTTTTGCTGAAATGACAGATGACGAAAAGGACAAGGTATCGATGCGTCGTCTGGCTCTCGAGCAGGTGAAGAGCTGGCTGGTGGAAAACGCATGA
- a CDS encoding endonuclease V has product MPINWDLSVSEAKQDQQRVKAGLVHQPLQLSDLPYALAVGVAYSEGAGEAVAVCTSMLISGSQIDPDSYMVSRALSDFPYVAGFFVYREGPAICELLDSLPGLPRLIVFDSQGVAHPRGLGLAAHIGVLYDVPTIGITRKLLSGRASPVPSRDGATAPIKGRSGSEIGIAVRFKGRCEPVYCSPGHRTDLATIKSYCQGVRAVRSCFPEALALVHQKANILAREPR; this is encoded by the coding sequence ATGCCGATAAACTGGGACCTATCAGTCTCAGAGGCTAAGCAAGATCAGCAACGCGTGAAAGCTGGCCTGGTCCATCAGCCTCTTCAGCTTAGTGACCTTCCGTACGCGCTTGCCGTCGGGGTTGCCTACTCTGAAGGCGCTGGAGAAGCGGTAGCGGTCTGTACCTCCATGCTAATCTCCGGCTCGCAAATTGACCCTGACTCATACATGGTCTCCCGGGCATTGAGTGACTTCCCGTATGTTGCGGGTTTCTTCGTATATAGGGAGGGACCGGCGATTTGTGAGCTCCTAGATTCACTGCCCGGCCTGCCACGATTGATTGTCTTCGATTCTCAGGGAGTAGCTCATCCCCGCGGCCTCGGCTTGGCGGCGCACATTGGTGTTCTGTACGATGTTCCGACAATCGGAATCACCAGAAAGCTGCTCAGTGGACGCGCGAGCCCGGTTCCGTCACGCGACGGTGCTACTGCGCCAATAAAGGGCAGGAGCGGTTCGGAGATTGGCATTGCGGTTCGTTTCAAGGGGCGATGTGAGCCTGTCTATTGTTCTCCTGGCCATCGAACTGACCTTGCGACGATTAAATCGTATTGTCAGGGTGTACGCGCTGTGAGAAGCTGTTTTCCGGAGGCGCTTGCATTAGTGCATCAGAAAGCAAACATACTGGCACGTGAACCACGCTAG
- a CDS encoding tyrosine-type recombinase/integrase, producing the protein MTEPGFDTRDAAQDRIDDLNYEQRKGTWVDPRASQTLLGEWVTTWSAAHDVSEGTWAKYNSHLANHILPKFGDTAIGDIQRLAVKGWVKSLRRTLAEATVADVVTILSMILGEAVEEDLITANPCRKLRINRDGGPERPHAAGWQVVRIAERSRRREDWLLIITAAYTGMRWGELAALQTINLHFDEPRIIVDPDKGALHEVRGTLVLGPPKTAASVRTVHLPPFLAALLREHLDNHDHRFVFTGADGGLLRRSNFRNRVWLPAVEGSKTRGLSPLFPGLHFHDLRHTQKTWLIEDGVPEVAQAARMGHRLPGVRGIYSHVSQAMIDLLLAALERRWEQTGSTGPVTTTEAEMGSRSFAPNLLPGQQKACR; encoded by the coding sequence ATGACCGAACCCGGCTTCGACACCCGCGACGCCGCCCAAGACCGGATCGACGACCTCAACTACGAACAGCGAAAGGGGACATGGGTCGACCCCCGAGCCAGTCAGACACTGCTCGGCGAGTGGGTGACCACCTGGTCCGCAGCCCACGACGTCAGCGAAGGCACCTGGGCCAAGTACAACTCACACCTGGCAAACCACATCCTGCCCAAATTCGGCGACACCGCCATCGGCGACATCCAACGCCTAGCGGTCAAAGGCTGGGTCAAATCACTACGCCGCACACTCGCCGAAGCGACCGTCGCCGACGTCGTCACCATCCTCTCGATGATCCTCGGCGAAGCCGTGGAGGAAGACCTCATCACCGCCAACCCCTGCCGGAAACTTCGAATCAACCGAGACGGCGGCCCGGAACGACCCCACGCCGCAGGCTGGCAAGTCGTACGCATCGCCGAACGAAGCCGCCGACGCGAAGACTGGCTGCTCATCATCACCGCCGCCTACACCGGCATGCGCTGGGGCGAACTCGCCGCCCTGCAAACGATCAACCTCCACTTCGACGAACCAAGGATCATCGTGGACCCCGACAAAGGCGCCCTGCACGAAGTACGCGGCACACTCGTCCTCGGACCACCCAAGACCGCAGCCAGCGTCCGAACCGTCCACCTGCCGCCATTCCTCGCCGCGCTGCTACGCGAACACCTCGACAACCACGACCACCGATTCGTGTTCACCGGCGCAGACGGCGGACTGCTCCGGCGCTCGAACTTCCGCAACCGGGTCTGGCTTCCCGCCGTCGAAGGCTCAAAGACCCGAGGCTTGAGCCCGCTGTTCCCCGGGCTGCACTTCCATGACCTGCGCCACACCCAGAAAACCTGGCTGATCGAAGATGGCGTCCCCGAGGTCGCCCAGGCCGCCAGAATGGGACATCGACTCCCCGGAGTGCGGGGCATCTACTCACACGTCAGCCAAGCCATGATCGACCTTCTACTCGCCGCGCTGGAACGGCGATGGGAGCAAACTGGGAGCACCGGACCAGTGACCACTACCGAAGCTGAAATGGGTTCAAGATCATTTGCTCCCAATTTGCTCCCAGGACAGCAGAAGGCCTGCCGGTGA